TCGAGTTCCGCCTGGCGTGTCTGAAGCTGCTCCAGTGAGTCCTCTGCCTCCGTTACCTCCCGGCCTCCACGACTCGCCCGAGTCGCACGGCGCAGCGTCGAGGCGGCGCGGTCCATCGTCTGCCGGCTCACCACCTTGCGCCCAAACAGTCCACCCAGCACCGTCGCTCCCAGGCTGACAACAGCGTCCAGGTTCTGGCTACTGTGTTCCGCCTGCTCGCGGGCGATCCGCTCCTGAGCCTGTCGGAGGCGTTCCTGAAGACTCGCCAGCCGGTCCGCGTACTTGGCCCGCACCTGCGCCATGGCCTGGTCTCGACGTTCCCTCGCAGCCTGGCCCAGGCGCATCCGGAACTGCACTTCCGTCTCCTCCGGATCCGAGACCCCCTTCGGGTCAGCGCACTTCCACAGGCGCAGCGGCATGTCGTTGTAGACGAAGGAGGTCAGGCCCTTGCGGTACTCCTCCAGCCTCCGTGCGCTCAGCGCTCCCTCACTCAGGGCGGCGAACTGTGCAGGAAGTGGCGCCGGCTCGGATTCCAGGGGCAGACTGCTCTCCTGCACGACCAGCGCACCCTCCCAGGATATCTGCCGGCCGGGTTCAGGCAGCTCGGCGATCCAGGCCCGCTCAAGGCTATAGTCGACGGCCGGGGTGACGCGCACGTAGCGGATCTCGGCGCAGGCCAGGAGGATCGGAGAGTACGTCACCTTCGCCCCCGCCGGCGGCTGAAGGGTGACTGGCAGATAGGACTGAGGCAGGCTGATCTCAGGGCCGATCGCCATCTGTGCGGCAGGCTGGGCTGCTGCGATCGTCGGAAGGACGACCTGCGGCGCAACCTGTGACACCGGCTCAACCGGAGCAACCGTTTCGGGTACGGTCTGCGCCAGAGCAGGCGTCGGTGTTGTCAGGGCCCGCGGAGCCTGCGGAGCTGCCGCCGCTGGAGCTTGCACTGCCGGAAGTGGCGCTACGGCTGCCTGCGGTGTCAGCCGACGAATCTGCTCCCGGGTCAGTGGTCCGCTCAGGTAGGAGAGCGCCCAGCGGGTCTGGAACACCACCGGCGCGTCCTCGTGGACGTTGTGCATCAGGAACACACGGTTGCTCAGCCCGGACAGAACCGCATCCATCCGCGACCGGTCAAACTGGCTTCCGGCAGTCGTCGCCGCACCCTCCAGCCCGTCGAGGACCCTCGCCTTGTCCCTCTCCGTCTGCAGTCGCCCGATGAGCCAGGTGCCGGTGTTCGCCAGGCCCTTGTAGTCCAGGTCCACCGGGTTCTGTGTCGCCAGGAGGATCCCCAGACCGTAGGCTCGCGCCTGCTTGAGGAGCGTGAGCATCGGACGCTTGCACGGCGGCATGGCGGTCGGCGGGAAGTAACCGTAGATCTCGTCCATGTATAGCAGTGCCCGCAGACTCGGTGTGCCTGGCTGCTGGCGCATCCACGCGAGGACCTCGTTGAGCAGCAGCGTCACGAAGAACATCCGCTCCACGTCCGAGAGGTGGGCGATGGACAGGATCGAGATTCGCGGCCGTCCCTCGGGGGTGTAGAGCAGTTGCCCGGCATCCAGCGGGTCTCCCTCAAGCCACGCACTGAACCCGGGCGAGGCAAGCAGGTTGTTGAGCTGCACCGCCAGTGCCATCCTGTCCTTCTCCGGGTACACGCTCTCCAGGTCCATGACCCCGATCGTGCTGAAGGGCGGTGTCTGGATGTCGGCAATCAGTTCCGCCAGCCCCAGGTTCCGTCCGCCCAGCCAGGCCGTCTCGATGATGGTCGATAGCAGGATGTGCTCGCGACTGCGGACCGAGTCGGCCTCGATCCCCAGCAGGGCGAGCAGTCCGGAGACGACGCTCTGGATGCGGTCGCGAACCAGCTCCATGTCCGCCATGTCCGCCGGAGCCTGCAGGGAGCGCAGGACACTGATGGGTCGCCCGGCAGTGCTGCCCGGGGTGTAGAGCGTAGCCTGTGCCGACTCCCTGAGGCGAGCGATCCGTGCGCCATCCTGGCCCCAGTCGGCGAGTCCCTTACGCCAGGTCTCGGCGGTCTCAGTCGCGGCAGCCTCCGGGGTGAGGCCCTTCCGAGCTGCTGCGCTCTCGTCGATCCAGGGGCGGAAGTCCTCCGGTCGCAGTTCGGGGAAGGTCAGCATCAGGTTCCCGAGATCGCCCTTCGGGTCAACAACAATCGCGGGCACCCCGTCTATGGCCGCCTCCTCGAGCAGAGATATCGACAGGCCTGTCTTGCCGCTGCCGGTCATCCCCACGCACAGGCCATGGGTGGTGAGGTCGCTCGAGTCGTAGAGCACCAGGTCGTCCCGTAGCTGCTGGCGCTCCAGGTCATACTCGCGTCCCAGATAGAACAGGCCCAGCTTCTCGAAATCCTGCATCTTCCGGCCCTCAAGAGGTCCCTGCAGCCGCCCTCACGATACAGACGGCCAGGGGAGTTGAGATAGGGAGGAGCCACCGGTCGAGTTGTCTGGCCGAGTCTCGTCACCAGGCTCCTCAACCCGCGCCTTGCGTTGCGAAAAGCCACTCCCACTTCTCGTTCTCCCCGGGATATCCTGCAGGTCGCCTTCGCCGACCTGGAGCGGGCCGACCGTCTCTGTCGCGAGCAGCGGTCCCCTCCTCCCGGTCGAGGGAGGGAGTGTGATCGGGGAGGCGAATAGGCCCTGCGCAGATACCAAGGACACTGCGATCCTCCCTGGGCGCTGATATCACCCAGCGGAGCAAGCCATACCCTCTAGGGAGCGTAACCATGGGACTCAAAATCGGACTGTGCGGGACAGGACAGTTCGGGAGCTGCTTTGTGCCGGTATTCCTGCGCCATCCGGACGTCTCTGAAGTCTACCTGGCAGACCTCGTGCCGGATCGTCTGGCGAAGGTCGCCGAGCGTAACGGTGTCACCAAGACCTTCGATTCGCTGGAGGCCCTGTGCGCCAGTGACTGCGACTGCATCGCGTTGTTCACCCAGCGCTGGACCCATGCGCCTCAGGCGATCACGGCGCTGAAAGCGGGCAAGCACGTCTACAGCGCCGTCCCTGCAGCCGCCTCGCTGGAGGACCTGGCAGAGTTGGTCGACACCGTCAAGTCCACCGGCATGATCTACATGCTCGGCGAGACCAGCTACTACCGGGCGCAGACCACCTTCTGCCGCAACAAGTTCGCCCGCGGCGAGTTCGGCGAGTTCGTCTACGGCGAGGGCCAGTACCACCACGACATGGCCCACTTCTACTCCTCCTATATGTACAGCGGGGGACCCGATTGGAAGAAGACCGCGGGCTTCCCGCCCATGCTCTACCCGACCCACTCCACAGCCTTCGTCCTGAGTGTGACCTTCCGGCGCATGACGGAGGTGACGTGCTATGGGTACGTCGATCACCATCAGGACGGCGTCTTCGACCCCGAGTTGAGCCTGTGGCAGAACATCTTCAGCAACGAATCGGGCCTCTTCCGTACCTCCGACGGCGGCATGGCCAGGATCAACGAGTTCCGCCGCATCGGCGCCGGTGATGGGCGTATGACGATCATGGGCACCCGCGCCGCCTACGAGGAACAGCCCGGCCAGGGCGTCTACACCTGGCTCGACTTCCCGGAGGACTACGGCAAGAACGGCGAGATCCCCTACGCCGAGACCAACAAGCTGGTGCCGCTCAAGCGCGAGGATGTCAGCGCAATCCGCACCTTCGACGGCGTCGAGATCACCGAGGAGAACCTGGGTGACCTGCCCCGCGAGTACCTGGGCAAGAAGTTCCTGGGGATCTCCGGGGCGCAGCCCTACTGGCAGTTGCCGGTCGAGTTTGCCGGAGTGCCCAATGGCCATGACGGGACGCATGTGTTCCTGGTGAATGACTTCCTCCGCTGCGTCGTCAATCACAAGCTCCCACAGAACAACGTCTGGCAGGCAGCCCGCTACAATGCACCGGGAATGGTCGCTCACGAGTCGGCCAAGCGCGATGGTGAGCGCATGGTGATCCCCGACTTCGGAATGCCGCCTGCCGATTGGGAGCTTCTGGATCCGATCGCTACGCTCAAGCCCTAACAGGGCGCAGTCCGGAAAGCGCTGTGTCTGCAACGGAGGGAGTCGATGAGGCTATCACTCTGGTTGTTGGCCTTGTTGTCAGTCGCCGCGAGTGCGCAGCAGCCCCAGGCACCCTTTGTAGTGGGGCTGGGTGCCTTCGACTGTGAGTTCAGCGCCAGTCACCTCAACGAGGTGCGCTGGCGTGACCAGTTGGTGATCGGCGACCCCTTCAGCGACTCTCGGCCGAACGTGCAGCCACTCCTGCTCAAGCCTGGCTGGGGTCGCCTCACCGCCTTCACCCAGGGCGAGACGCAGCCGGCTGTTGTCGAACGTGCGCAGGGCCATGTCACCGTGAAACTGGCCGGGGTCGCCGCCGAGGACAAGGGCGGCCCTGGTCGCTGGGAATGGCAGCAGACCTGGACCTTCACCCAGTCAGGGGTCCTGCGCCTCGACTACCATTTGCGGCAGGTGGTCAAGCCGCAGGAGAAGTGGTGGCTGCACCGGCTGCAGCTCATCGGGAACCGCCACGAGCTGTTCCTCCGTGAGCCGAACCAGGACGAGAACACGCCGGGCAAGCCCATACCCATCCGCACCCGTGACGGGCGAGAGGTGGCTCCGCTCTTCGGCGGCAAGGACGGCATTGTCTCTGCGCCGGAGACCGTGCGCCTTCCCTTCGCCGGTCATGAAGTGGTGCTGCGCCCGGATTCGCAGGCCCGCAGTGTGGAGCTGTGGAATGGGTGGTGGCGCCAGTGCGTGAACTTCGAGTGGCCGGTGGCCGAGGAGGTCGCCACGCACTTTGAGATCGACCTCTCCGACCTCCCGCAGATCCCTTCGCCGGTCTTCACACTGACCTCCCTTCCGCAGGAACCGCAGCCCTGGCTGACTGAGCCGATTGCCGCCCTACCTGCCGTGAAGCGCCCGGTGCGTTTCGCTCAGGGATCGCCCTCGATCATCGCCTGGGGCAAGGTCACGCCACGTTCCGAGGAGGAGCTCGACCGCTTCTTCCGCGACATGGCGCCGCACTTCGACGTGATGGAGCTGCCGGTCTCCTGGACGGACTGGAAATGGGACCTCAACTGGGACAAGAACGAGGCAGCCCGAGCCCACGCCGAGGCCATCGCCGCAGAGATCAAGAAGCAGGTGCGCAGCGCCGCCAGATACGGCATCAAGCTCGCGCTCAGCCTCAACTTCGGCGGCTCAGGACCTGGTGTGGGGAACCTCGAGACGGCCCGTCAGCCCCAGTTCCAGGGCGAGACCTTCGACCCGGTGACCGGCACCTTCACGAAGGCCCCCAAGTTCTACGACTGGGCTAACGAGGAGGCCGTGGCTTCGGCTCAGCGGGCCTTCTCAGACTGCGCCAATCTTGTGGGGCCTGTCGGTTACCTGTTCTTCAACGAGCCGCTCTGGCGACTGGGCACCTGGTACAACGTGCCCTTGTTCTCCGAGGCGGCGCTGGCGGATTTTCGGCGCTTCACCGGGAACCCACAGGCGCGTTTCCCCGCGAAGGCCTGGGCCGTCGATACGCCCCGGACGGACAACCACGCCGGTCCCGAGGACTGGGCGCGCTGGTATGACTGGGCGCAGGCCTGCTTCGCTCGCTCGATCCAGGTCCAGGCGAGGGCCTTCGCCGAGGCTGACGCAGCCAACCCGGACTACGGCGGCGCGATCTACTTCCAGAACGTCGACTGGGTTGGCCCGCAGTATGCGGTCGACCTCGATCGGCTGGCAGCGCTGCCGGAGGTCACCTGGCTTTGCGCCGAGTACGTTACGAGCGCGACCGCCTCGCGCTGGCTCCGGTTCAAGTACTACGCGGGCAAGCATCGCAAGCAGCTCAGCAGCTTCGTCAACATCGGCCGCTACGATCCGAAGGCGCCTGGACGAGTCCGTTACGAGGGCACCGATGAGGCCTTCGAGGCCGCCGTGCGAATGGGCATCGAAGAGCATGCGCCGATGATCTCGCTGTATCCGTCGGAGGCCCTTGACCCTCAGTGCCCCGGCTTCAACAAAGCCCGGACGGCGATCTGGGACCGACTGACGCTGCCGCCCGCGCCCTGAGTACACTGACGAGCTTTGCCGCAGCACCCGGCGCTGCCACGTTGTGTGGCCGCCGGCGTGTACCCGTTCATAGCCGAAGGTGGTCGCGATGCCAAAGTGGATCGTGCCTGTAGCTTTGCTGACCGTCCTGGTTGCAGGTTCTGCCCTGGCCCAGGAGGGCTTCGGTGCCTATACTGTCCTCAACCATGATCTGCCCGCCACGGTGGTGCCCGGGCAGACGGTGATCGCTCACCTGACCTGGAAGATCCTGACGCCCGGCGAGCCACCCTTCCGCGGTCCCGTGATGGACTTTGCTTCGACCGGCCCGGTCAAGCGAGGCCTGCGCATCCAGGGCCACAGGCTATCGCCCTGGAGCTTCGACGGCGAGCATAAGGCCGGCGACCTGCTCAAGACAACCGCGACGCTGGAGGTCCCGATCGACTTCCCACCGGGACCGGCGGCGATCTCCCTTCTCCTCTCTCGCAACGGTGGCGAGAAGGGCTGGCAGTACGCCAACGTTGTGGATGCGGACGGCAGGAGTCTCGGCGACGTCTTCCGCTGGCCGCTGACGGTCCAGGGTCCCGAGGCCAGTCCTTCAGCTTCACCGCTGGTCATCCCGACCATCACCGCGCCCAGGATTGACGGCAAAGCTGATCCGGCGGAGTGGGCCCGTGCAGCCTCCGTCACCCTTGCAGAAAACTCAGCCGGCCTTGCACCCAAAGCCGCAACCGAGGTGCGCGTCGGCCATGACGGCACCAACCTGTACCTGGCCTTCAAGTGTGCAGAGCCCGAGTTGGCCAAGGCTGCGCGCACCAGGTACCCCGGCCACGATGCGCCGATCTGGAACAACGAGTGCGTCGAGGTCTTTCTTGATCCCCGGGGCGACCGAGTGAGCTACTCGCACTTCCTGGTGGACCTCCTCAACCAGCGCCACGACCTGCTCGGCTCGGACTCCTTTGGCTTCAACCCCACCTGGCAGAGCGCCGTGAGCGAGGGCGAGAACCAGTGGGTCGCGGAGATCGCGATCCCCTTCTCCTCACTCGGCACCGCAACACCGAAGCCCGGCGAGGCCTGGTACGGTAACCTCTGCCGCGAGCGTAAGGCCGTCAGTGAGCTGTCCGCATGGCGACCTACCGGAGGGTCCTTCGACGCTGCGGGACGTTTCGGACTGATGGTCTTCGACGACCTCAAGTTGTACCTCGCGAACCAGGTGGCGCAGCTCGAGCCGCCTGCCAATCCGGCTGCATCGCTCCAGGACGCCCTTGCGCAGTGGCAGCAGCGCCGGACCGCCTTCGAGCAGCAGCTTCAGGCCCTCGACCCGGTAGCCGCGCAGGTATCCTTTGCGGAACTGTCAGCCACCCTTCAGGGCCTCGACACCGACCTGCGCAAGCTCAAGTCAAGGTCGGCCGCCTTGAGTGGGCAGGGGGTCCTGATGACCCAGGCTTCGCCTTACCTGGGGGCCCTCGGCGCTATCACTCCGGCTGAGACGCCCGCAGGTCCACTCTCTCTGCAGGCCCTTGCGAAGGAGACGCTCGACCTTGCCTGGGACCTGACGAACCCGACCGACAATCCGGTGACCGTGCGCCTGACCTTGCGCTATGGCGACCCAAAGGCTGCGGCCAGTTACCTGCAGTTTGGTCTCCCCGGCGTGACCCATCAGTGGCGTCTGGCTACACCGGTCGCTGCAGGCGACGGCCGTGCGGTCTACGACGCGCTGGTCCCCCTGGCTGCCGGGACTGTGACGGTGCCGGCCGGTGAGACTGCCCAGGTCTGGCTGACTGTGCAGGCCCCGCAGGCGATTGACAACGCCACCGGCTTTGTGCGCGTCGACCGCCTCGACACTGCGGGAGCCCAGCCGGTGATCTTGCCGCTGCAGCTTCATGTTCTCGCCCAGGATATCCGTGAACCGCGAGCCATGCACACCTTCACCTGGAACGTCCTGCTCGACCCGGTGCGGAGTGATCCTGCCTGGCTCGATGCGCACCTGAAGGACCTCGCCGATCATGGCGTGGACGTGTGCGCGATCAGCTCCCTGCGCAACCTCCCCCGCGTGCAGGCGAAGGAAGACGGCATGCTGGCCGAGCCGCTCGACTTCACCCAGCTCGATGCGCTGCTCAAGGCCTCGCGCCGCCACTTCACCACCTACTACATCAACCTGGACATCTGGGAGAAGTCCTGGGTGCGCAAGGACCTCTTCGGCCTCCCCTTCGAGAGCCCCGCCTACGAGGTCGCCTTCAAGACCTGGTTCCGACAGGTTGTGGATCACCTGCTGGCTTCGGGGCTGACCTACGATCAACTACTCTTCTGCCCCTACGATGAATCGGTGAACGAGGCCTGTCGCAAGATCGCCGGGTGGATGAAGCAGGTGGATCCGCGGGTGCGAGTAGTCATTGACTGCAGCACCCCGGACCTCGAGGAAGCCCGCAAGATGAACGCCCTCACCGACGTATGGGTACCGCACTACCGCTACCACTTCGCTCAGGACATGGGGCCCTTCTTCGACCTTCTCCGTGCCGGAGCGAAGCCCCATTGGTGCTACTTCTACAGCGAGGGCGGCAACGACAAGGCTCAGGACCCGACGCGACACTACCTCGCCAAGTTCTGGTGGGCCTACAGTCAGGGCATCACTGGAATTGGCTACTGGGCTCAGCAGTACTACGGGGACCCGTGGTATCGCGCCGACTACAAGGCTTCCTACGACACCTCCCTGGTCTACCCGGTCGAGGGTGGCATCGTCGATTCCCGCCGCTGGGAGGCCTGGCGTCGTGGCTGGCAGGACTACCAGCTCCTGTCGCTGACGGAGGCCAGACTCAGGAAAGCAGGCGACCAGGCGGGTCTGCAGGAGCTGCAGCGCCGTCTGCAGGAGGTCGTGACGGTTCCCGGCGATCCGGCTCGCGCCGAAGCCACTCGGCAGTGGCTGCGTGAGAAGCTGGCAACGCGCTAGCCGTGGCTTGTGGCACACGAGTCCGGTTCATCCCGTTACGGGAGGGCGGCCTTGCCGCCTCCCGGCGATTCAGCCTTGCTTTGCCGAGGAGTGACTGCGCTGAACCCGCACATCACCTGCTCAGCTCCGCAGTACGACGTCATCGTCGAGCCCAACACGAAGCTGCCCTTGCGCGACGGCACCCTTCTGGCCACCGATCTGTACTTCCCGGCCTGCGGCGGCGAGAAGCTCGCCGGTGAGTTCCCCGTCATCCTGACCCGCACGCCCTATGACAAGACGAACCACTCTGCGACCGGTCGCTTCTACGCCGAGCGGGGATATGTGGCGGCGATGCAGGACGTCCGTGGTCGCTATCAGTCCGAGGGTGAGTTCTACGCCTTCGCCCATGAGGGACCCGACGGCTACGATACGGTCGAGTGGCTGGCCGCTCAGCCCTGGTGCAACGGTCGGGTCGGGACCATGGGCGCTTCCTACGAGGCCGCCGTGCAGAGCGCCCTGGCCTCACTCAACCCGCCGCACCTGTCCGCCATGATCCCCACCTTCGGCCCCTCCAGCTACTACCACCACTCGATGCGTCACAATGGTGCGCTGGAGCAGCGGTTCTTCGTCTACGCCTTCACGATGGCTCCGACCAGTCGCGAGGCCCAGGCCGATCCGGCGCTCAAGATGGCACTGGACGAAGCTGCGGCGAACCTCTGGGAATGGGTGAAGGCCGGTAGTATACGCCCGGGCAACTCGCCCCTGCGTCTCGTGCCCTCCTACGAGCGCTGGTGCCTGGACTTGCTGACCAGGGTCACCTATGACGAGTACTGGCAGCAGCCCGGCTATGGTCCGCGGCCTTACTACGACGAGCACGCCGACGTTCCCACTCTCTACGTCGGGGGCTGGTACGATACCTACACACGCGCCACAATCACGAACTTCGTCGAGCTGTCCCGGCGGCAGAAGTCGCCCGTGCACCTCCTGATGGGACCGTGGCACCATGGTGGAGTCGGCGTTCCGGCAGCCGGCGATCTCTCCTTCCGGCCCGAGGGTGGCCTGGCGCATTACGAGACGGTTCGCCTCAAGTGGTTCGACCAGTTCCTCAAGGGCCTGCATACCACGGTCGAACAGGAGAGCCCGGTGCGCTACTTCCTCATGGGTGGCGGTATCGGTCTGGCC
Above is a window of Armatimonadia bacterium DNA encoding:
- a CDS encoding DUF87 domain-containing protein codes for the protein MQDFEKLGLFYLGREYDLERQQLRDDLVLYDSSDLTTHGLCVGMTGSGKTGLSISLLEEAAIDGVPAIVVDPKGDLGNLMLTFPELRPEDFRPWIDESAAARKGLTPEAAATETAETWRKGLADWGQDGARIARLRESAQATLYTPGSTAGRPISVLRSLQAPADMADMELVRDRIQSVVSGLLALLGIEADSVRSREHILLSTIIETAWLGGRNLGLAELIADIQTPPFSTIGVMDLESVYPEKDRMALAVQLNNLLASPGFSAWLEGDPLDAGQLLYTPEGRPRISILSIAHLSDVERMFFVTLLLNEVLAWMRQQPGTPSLRALLYMDEIYGYFPPTAMPPCKRPMLTLLKQARAYGLGILLATQNPVDLDYKGLANTGTWLIGRLQTERDKARVLDGLEGAATTAGSQFDRSRMDAVLSGLSNRVFLMHNVHEDAPVVFQTRWALSYLSGPLTREQIRRLTPQAAVAPLPAVQAPAAAAPQAPRALTTPTPALAQTVPETVAPVEPVSQVAPQVVLPTIAAAQPAAQMAIGPEISLPQSYLPVTLQPPAGAKVTYSPILLACAEIRYVRVTPAVDYSLERAWIAELPEPGRQISWEGALVVQESSLPLESEPAPLPAQFAALSEGALSARRLEEYRKGLTSFVYNDMPLRLWKCADPKGVSDPEETEVQFRMRLGQAARERRDQAMAQVRAKYADRLASLQERLRQAQERIAREQAEHSSQNLDAVVSLGATVLGGLFGRKVVSRQTMDRAASTLRRATRASRGGREVTEAEDSLEQLQTRQAELEAEFNADLQAVNRAVDGTQLALEAVDLRAKRSDIQVTSLALLWAPWAIDASGQATPLFELPAAAQRATGPA
- a CDS encoding Gfo/Idh/MocA family oxidoreductase; amino-acid sequence: MGLKIGLCGTGQFGSCFVPVFLRHPDVSEVYLADLVPDRLAKVAERNGVTKTFDSLEALCASDCDCIALFTQRWTHAPQAITALKAGKHVYSAVPAAASLEDLAELVDTVKSTGMIYMLGETSYYRAQTTFCRNKFARGEFGEFVYGEGQYHHDMAHFYSSYMYSGGPDWKKTAGFPPMLYPTHSTAFVLSVTFRRMTEVTCYGYVDHHQDGVFDPELSLWQNIFSNESGLFRTSDGGMARINEFRRIGAGDGRMTIMGTRAAYEEQPGQGVYTWLDFPEDYGKNGEIPYAETNKLVPLKREDVSAIRTFDGVEITEENLGDLPREYLGKKFLGISGAQPYWQLPVEFAGVPNGHDGTHVFLVNDFLRCVVNHKLPQNNVWQAARYNAPGMVAHESAKRDGERMVIPDFGMPPADWELLDPIATLKP
- a CDS encoding glycoside hydrolase domain-containing protein, translating into MPKWIVPVALLTVLVAGSALAQEGFGAYTVLNHDLPATVVPGQTVIAHLTWKILTPGEPPFRGPVMDFASTGPVKRGLRIQGHRLSPWSFDGEHKAGDLLKTTATLEVPIDFPPGPAAISLLLSRNGGEKGWQYANVVDADGRSLGDVFRWPLTVQGPEASPSASPLVIPTITAPRIDGKADPAEWARAASVTLAENSAGLAPKAATEVRVGHDGTNLYLAFKCAEPELAKAARTRYPGHDAPIWNNECVEVFLDPRGDRVSYSHFLVDLLNQRHDLLGSDSFGFNPTWQSAVSEGENQWVAEIAIPFSSLGTATPKPGEAWYGNLCRERKAVSELSAWRPTGGSFDAAGRFGLMVFDDLKLYLANQVAQLEPPANPAASLQDALAQWQQRRTAFEQQLQALDPVAAQVSFAELSATLQGLDTDLRKLKSRSAALSGQGVLMTQASPYLGALGAITPAETPAGPLSLQALAKETLDLAWDLTNPTDNPVTVRLTLRYGDPKAAASYLQFGLPGVTHQWRLATPVAAGDGRAVYDALVPLAAGTVTVPAGETAQVWLTVQAPQAIDNATGFVRVDRLDTAGAQPVILPLQLHVLAQDIREPRAMHTFTWNVLLDPVRSDPAWLDAHLKDLADHGVDVCAISSLRNLPRVQAKEDGMLAEPLDFTQLDALLKASRRHFTTYYINLDIWEKSWVRKDLFGLPFESPAYEVAFKTWFRQVVDHLLASGLTYDQLLFCPYDESVNEACRKIAGWMKQVDPRVRVVIDCSTPDLEEARKMNALTDVWVPHYRYHFAQDMGPFFDLLRAGAKPHWCYFYSEGGNDKAQDPTRHYLAKFWWAYSQGITGIGYWAQQYYGDPWYRADYKASYDTSLVYPVEGGIVDSRRWEAWRRGWQDYQLLSLTEARLRKAGDQAGLQELQRRLQEVVTVPGDPARAEATRQWLREKLATR
- a CDS encoding CocE/NonD family hydrolase, translating into MPPPGDSALLCRGVTALNPHITCSAPQYDVIVEPNTKLPLRDGTLLATDLYFPACGGEKLAGEFPVILTRTPYDKTNHSATGRFYAERGYVAAMQDVRGRYQSEGEFYAFAHEGPDGYDTVEWLAAQPWCNGRVGTMGASYEAAVQSALASLNPPHLSAMIPTFGPSSYYHHSMRHNGALEQRFFVYAFTMAPTSREAQADPALKMALDEAAANLWEWVKAGSIRPGNSPLRLVPSYERWCLDLLTRVTYDEYWQQPGYGPRPYYDEHADVPTLYVGGWYDTYTRATITNFVELSRRQKSPVHLLMGPWHHGGVGVPAAGDLSFRPEGGLAHYETVRLKWFDQFLKGLHTTVEQESPVRYFLMGGGIGLAEGKRTIDHGGEWHSESSWPPAGVSETPFYFHADGGLTTEPPAEEGASTSYHFDPKDPVPTIGGQLSAIPIPPGGFDQRNDSRFPFTTGHLPLSARQDVLCFETEPLAEDLIVAGALKVTLWVDTDGLDTDFTAKLLDLYPPGGAYPAGAAINLADSILRLRFREGFEQEKLAEPGEVYEVSFELYPTANRFVRGHRIRVDISSSNYPRFDANPNTGGPLGRERLSRVATNTLYHDRSRPSHITLPVQSSDDQNL